In Numenius arquata unplaced genomic scaffold, bNumArq3.hap1.1 HAP1_SCAFFOLD_51, whole genome shotgun sequence, the following proteins share a genomic window:
- the LOC141478705 gene encoding olfactory receptor 14J1-like has translation MPNSSSITQFLLLAFADTRELQLLHFGLFLGIYLAALLGNALIITAIACDHRLHTPMYFFLLNLSVLDLGSISTTVPKAMANSLWDTRAISYRGCAAQLFLFVFLMSAEFYLLTVMAYDRYVAICQPLHYRTLLGSRACVHMAAAAWGSGFLTALLHTANTFSLPLCQGNVLDQFFCEIPQILKLSCSHSYLREVGLLVVSVCLSFGCFVFIVVSYVQIFRAVLRIPSEQGRHKAFSTCLPHLAVVSLFISTSFFAHLKPPSISSQVLDLVVAVLYSVVPPAVNPLIYSMRNQELKGAVWKLMTR, from the coding sequence atgcccaacagcagctccatcacccagttcctcctcctggcattcgcagacacacgggagctgcagctcttgcacttcgggctcttcctgggcatctacctggctgccctcctgggaaacgcactcatcatcaccgccatcgcctgtgaccaccgcctccacacccccatgtacttcttcctcctcaacctctccgttcttgacctgggctccatctccaccactgtccccaaagccatggccaattctctctgggacactagggccatctcctaccgggggtgtgctgcacagctatttctgtttgtcttcttgatgtcagcagagttttatcttctcactgtcatggcctacgaccgctacgttgccatctgccaacccctgcactacaggaccctcctgggcagcagagcttgtgtccacatggcagcagctgcctggggcagtgggtttctcactgctctcctgcacacggccaatacattttccctacccctctgccagggcaatgtcctggaccagttcttctgtgaaatcccccagatcctcaagctctcctgctcacactcctacctcagggaagttgggcttcttgtggtcagtgtctgtttatcatttggttgttttgtgttcattgtggtgtcctatgtgcagatcttcagggccgtgctgaggatcccctctgagcagggacggcacaaagccttttccacgtgcctccctcacctggccgtggtctccctgtttatcagcacttcattttttgcccacctgaagcccccctccatctcctcccaagttctagacctggtggtggctgttctgtactcagtggtgcctccagcagtgaaccccctcatctacagcatgaggaaccaggagctcaaaggtgcagtgtggaaactgatgaccagatga
- the LOC141478699 gene encoding olfactory receptor 14C36-like yields the protein MPNSSSITQFLLLAFADTRELQLLHFGLFLGIYLAALLGNALIITAIACDHRLHTPMYFFLLNLSVLDLGSISTTVPKAMANSLFDTRAISYWGCAAQLFLFLFMIAAEFYLLTVMAYDRYVAICQPLHYGTLLGSRACVHMAAAAWGSGFLNALLHTANTFSLPLCQGNVLDQFFCEIPQILKLSCSHSSLREVGLIVLSVCLGFGCFVFIVVSYVQIFRAVLRIPSEQGRHKAFSTCLPHLAVVSLFVSTGTFAYLKPPSISSPSLDLMVAVVYSVVPPAVNPLIYSMRNQELKEALKKLIQWVHLQQL from the coding sequence atgcccaacagcagctccatcacccagttcctcctcctggcattcgcagacacacgggagctgcagctcttgcacttcgggctcttcctgggcatctacctggctgccctcctgggaaacgcactcatcatcaccgccatcgcctgtgaccaccgcctccacacccccatgtacttcttcctcctcaacctctccgttcttgacctgggctccatctccaccactgtccccaaagccatggccaattccctgtttgacaccagggccatctcctactggggatgtgctgcacagctatttctgtttctcttcatgattgcagcagagttttatcttctcactgtcatggcctacgaccgctacgttgccatctgccaacccctgcactacgggaccctcctgggcagcagagcttgtgtccacatggcagcagctgcctggggcagtgggtttctcaatgctctcctgcacacggccaatacattttccctacccctctgccagggcaatgtcctggaccagttcttctgtgaaatcccccagatcctcaagctctcctgctcacactccagcctcagggaagttgggcttattgtgctcagtgtctgtttaggctttggttgttttgtgttcattgtggtgtcctatgtgcagatcttcagggccgtgctgaggatcccctctgagcagggacggcacaaagccttttccacgtgcctccctcacctggccgtggtctccctctttgtcagcactggcacatttgcctacctgaagcccccctccatttcctccccatccctggatctgatggtggctgttgtgtactcagtggtgcctccagcagtgaaccccctcatctacagcatgaggaaccaggagctcaaagaagcattgaagaaactcattcaatgggttcacctccagcagctgtag